A window of the Pedobacter frigiditerrae genome harbors these coding sequences:
- a CDS encoding metallophosphoesterase, whose amino-acid sequence MKRRFQLLPVSIFVALFLLLNWYALGGLQVVATASYVPAVFWSVILLNVFALLYAIQGIQSRGMGVFFKVATHAFLMLFVSELIFIINLFLDDVFRILAGLFHLIKQSDFLMPARNAYWIEFGIGLFFVSILLFLYGIIKGKYAYRVIKHTLTFKDLPSAFDGFTITQISDVHAGSFTNPKAVQKGIDLINEQQSDLFVFTGDLVNNKAEEIKPWIGHFSQIKSKYGQFSVLGNHDYGDYVKWDNDLIKRGNLQQLKKYHSDLGFRLLLDEHVEINKDGQKIILAGIENWGLGFGERGDLQKALQGTTIEEFKVLLSHDPSHWEAQVKNNPSKIHLTLAGHTHGMQFGIEAFGIKWSPVKLRYKHWAGIKEENGRFLNVNRGFGFIGFSGRVGIWPEITVIELKKG is encoded by the coding sequence ATGAAAAGAAGATTTCAATTATTACCAGTAAGCATTTTTGTAGCGCTTTTCCTTTTACTGAATTGGTACGCGTTAGGAGGCTTGCAAGTTGTGGCAACAGCATCTTACGTTCCCGCTGTATTTTGGTCGGTTATTCTGCTAAATGTTTTTGCATTGCTTTATGCAATTCAGGGCATACAAAGTAGAGGAATGGGAGTGTTTTTTAAAGTTGCAACCCATGCTTTTTTAATGCTTTTTGTAAGTGAACTTATCTTTATCATCAATTTATTTTTGGATGATGTTTTTAGAATTTTAGCAGGTTTATTTCATCTAATTAAACAAAGTGATTTTTTAATGCCAGCAAGAAATGCCTATTGGATTGAGTTTGGAATTGGACTTTTCTTTGTCTCAATTTTATTGTTTTTATACGGAATAATTAAAGGCAAATATGCATACAGAGTAATTAAGCATACTTTAACTTTTAAGGATTTACCATCAGCTTTTGATGGATTCACGATAACTCAAATATCTGATGTTCACGCAGGAAGTTTTACCAATCCTAAGGCTGTACAAAAAGGAATTGATTTAATTAATGAGCAACAATCAGATTTGTTTGTGTTTACAGGAGATTTAGTTAATAACAAAGCTGAAGAAATTAAGCCGTGGATTGGCCATTTCTCTCAAATAAAATCGAAGTACGGACAATTTTCAGTTTTAGGTAACCACGATTATGGAGACTATGTAAAATGGGATAATGACTTAATCAAAAGAGGAAATTTACAGCAGCTTAAAAAATATCATTCAGATTTAGGTTTCCGTTTATTATTGGATGAACACGTTGAAATAAATAAGGACGGTCAGAAAATAATTCTAGCCGGAATTGAAAACTGGGGCTTAGGATTTGGCGAACGAGGAGATTTGCAAAAAGCTTTACAAGGAACTACAATAGAAGAATTTAAGGTTTTGCTTTCTCATGATCCATCACACTGGGAAGCCCAAGTAAAAAACAATCCTTCAAAAATCCATTTAACATTAGCGGGCCATACCCATGGGATGCAATTTGGTATCGAAGCATTTGGCATAAAATGGAGTCCGGTAAAATTGAGGTATAAACATTGGGCAGGAATTAAGGAAGAAAATGGCAGATTTTTAAATGTAAATCGTGGTTTTGGCTTCATTGGGTTTTCTGGCAGAGTAGGTATTTGGCCAGAAATTACTGTGATAGAATTAAAAAAAGGATAA
- a CDS encoding DUF4397 domain-containing protein → MKFTFNYKALLAATALSLGLISCSKNDDYTPPAISGISVIHASPTTEKLDVFINNTKISVADFSFGTKMDYLNAYSGKRKFDVTKTGTTTSLKTEEFTLEPQEGYSLFVIDKLENINFLFLKDDFTQPATGKARIRFVNLSPDAEALNLAIAGSATDLFTNKAFKEYSTFESIDAAEKVTFNIKNKTTGANEVVLADVKIEAGKVYTIYAKGLKATADATKFGAAIFTHK, encoded by the coding sequence ATGAAATTTACATTTAATTACAAAGCTTTACTTGCCGCAACCGCTCTCTCACTTGGATTAATTTCTTGTTCAAAGAATGATGATTACACACCGCCAGCAATATCTGGGATAAGTGTAATTCATGCATCACCAACAACAGAAAAACTAGATGTTTTTATAAATAATACTAAAATAAGCGTGGCTGATTTTTCTTTCGGAACAAAGATGGATTATTTAAACGCTTATTCTGGCAAAAGAAAATTCGATGTGACAAAAACTGGTACAACAACTAGTTTAAAAACAGAAGAATTTACGCTTGAGCCACAAGAAGGCTATTCGTTATTTGTTATTGATAAATTAGAAAACATCAACTTCCTTTTCTTAAAAGATGATTTTACACAGCCGGCTACAGGAAAAGCCAGAATCCGTTTTGTTAATTTAAGTCCTGATGCTGAAGCTTTAAATTTAGCAATTGCAGGTAGTGCGACAGATTTATTTACCAATAAAGCATTCAAAGAATATTCTACTTTCGAATCTATTGATGCTGCAGAAAAAGTAACTTTTAACATTAAAAACAAAACAACAGGAGCCAATGAAGTTGTTTTGGCCGATGTTAAAATTGAAGCGGGAAAGGTTTATACCATTTATGCTAAAGGGCTTAAAGCAACTGCTGATGCTACTAAATTCGGAGCGGCTATATTTACACACAAATAG
- a CDS encoding NifU family protein has translation MSLTEQVEQALETIRPYLIADGGNVAIEEITADNVVKLRLLGNCGSCKMSFMTMKAGIEQAIMKAVPEITSVVAVDLAEQD, from the coding sequence ATGAGTTTAACAGAACAAGTGGAGCAGGCATTAGAAACCATCAGGCCTTATTTAATTGCTGATGGAGGTAATGTTGCCATAGAAGAGATTACGGCGGACAACGTTGTTAAATTAAGATTATTGGGTAACTGTGGTAGTTGTAAAATGAGTTTCATGACCATGAAAGCTGGCATTGAACAAGCTATCATGAAAGCGGTACCAGAAATTACTAGTGTTGTTGCTGTAGATTTAGCAGAGCAAGATTAA
- the def gene encoding peptide deformylase yields the protein MKLPIVAYGDPVLKKVCVDIDETYPDLQQLISNMFETMYNASGVGLAAPQIGLPIRLFIVDTKGDEEEEAYKRVFINAQILEESGEPWAFNEGCLSIPEVREDVMRKPDILISYFDENWKQHKAKVTGFPARVIQHEYDHIEGKLFTDKLSLLRKQLLRGKLDAISKGNVSTDYKMRFPKQNKKR from the coding sequence ATGAAATTACCAATTGTAGCTTACGGAGACCCAGTTTTAAAGAAAGTTTGTGTTGATATTGATGAAACATATCCTGATTTGCAACAACTAATTAGCAATATGTTCGAAACAATGTACAATGCTAGTGGCGTGGGTTTAGCTGCTCCTCAGATTGGTTTACCTATTCGTTTATTTATTGTAGATACCAAAGGTGATGAAGAAGAAGAAGCTTACAAAAGAGTATTCATCAATGCCCAAATTTTAGAAGAATCTGGCGAGCCTTGGGCTTTTAACGAAGGTTGTTTAAGTATTCCAGAAGTTCGTGAAGACGTAATGCGTAAGCCAGATATCTTAATTAGTTATTTCGATGAAAACTGGAAACAACATAAAGCAAAAGTAACTGGTTTTCCTGCAAGAGTTATTCAACATGAGTACGACCATATTGAGGGCAAACTCTTTACTGATAAACTAAGCTTGTTACGTAAACAACTGTTAAGGGGGAAATTAGATGCAATTTCAAAAGGGAATGTATCTACAGATTACAAAATGCGTTTCCCTAAACAGAACAAGAAAAGATAA
- a CDS encoding metallophosphoesterase yields MRKLLKKLFGAFVIRMANKYASNPKKERVHEALTNLFNHIITHPGKKGLLLDFHDKQPYIIFSDQHKGAKNYADDFNFGRKNYVAALAHYNLQNFTLVSLGDSEELWENSLEAVKKHNKDTFILETEFLKRDAFIKIFGNHDLYWDNDPLASFQLEKIYGSKVKIYEGLILQTLIGNNQLQIFLTHGHQGDLQSDGNWFSKWFVSNVWAPLQAYLQVNPNTPAFNNQLKSKHNQFMYEWAAAQQSVLITGHTHQPVFNSLTHLERLYINLDYARKNKDESSIEKIGKQMRKERIYGAEMPNFTALKSNYFNSGCCCFSDGDITGIEITEGKIRLIKWEYNNAKESIRIVLEEADLSTLITEV; encoded by the coding sequence ATGCGTAAATTATTAAAAAAACTATTTGGGGCGTTCGTTATCAGAATGGCGAATAAATACGCATCCAATCCCAAAAAAGAGCGTGTTCATGAAGCGCTCACAAATCTTTTTAACCATATTATTACTCATCCTGGTAAGAAAGGATTGTTGCTAGATTTTCATGATAAGCAGCCTTATATTATCTTTTCTGACCAGCATAAGGGAGCAAAAAACTATGCAGACGATTTTAATTTCGGCAGGAAGAATTACGTCGCTGCTTTAGCTCATTATAACCTGCAAAACTTTACATTGGTTAGTTTAGGCGATAGCGAAGAGTTATGGGAAAATTCTTTAGAAGCGGTTAAAAAACATAATAAAGACACTTTCATTCTCGAAACAGAATTTCTGAAAAGAGACGCCTTCATCAAAATATTCGGAAACCATGATTTGTATTGGGATAACGATCCATTGGCGTCTTTTCAGCTAGAGAAAATCTACGGTTCGAAAGTTAAAATCTATGAGGGATTAATACTTCAAACGTTAATTGGCAATAATCAATTGCAAATCTTCTTAACCCATGGCCATCAAGGCGATTTGCAGAGCGATGGAAATTGGTTTAGCAAATGGTTTGTTTCTAATGTTTGGGCTCCGTTACAAGCTTATCTCCAGGTAAATCCGAATACGCCAGCATTTAATAATCAGCTCAAATCTAAACATAACCAGTTCATGTATGAGTGGGCTGCTGCACAACAATCAGTTTTGATAACTGGTCATACACATCAACCAGTTTTTAACTCCTTAACACATTTAGAAAGGCTATATATCAATTTAGATTATGCAAGGAAGAATAAGGATGAATCTTCAATTGAAAAGATTGGAAAACAAATGCGAAAAGAAAGAATTTACGGTGCAGAAATGCCAAATTTCACTGCATTAAAATCTAATTATTTTAACAGCGGCTGTTGTTGTTTTAGTGATGGAGATATTACGGGAATCGAAATTACTGAAGGCAAAATCCGACTAATTAAATGGGAATACAACAATGCCAAGGAGTCTATAAGAATTGTTTTGGAAGAAGCTGATTTATCAACTTTAATTACCGAAGTTTAA
- the htpG gene encoding molecular chaperone HtpG, with translation MTTEKGSISIHTENIFPIIKKFLYSDNEIFLRELVSNAVDAVQKIKRLGALGQYNGEVGEPLVEVSLDEVAKTITISDNGLGMTAEEIKKYINQVAFSGASEFVEKFKDAKDANEIIGKFGLGFYSAFMVADLVEIETLSYQDGAEPAKWTCDGSTSFEISEGSRTTRGTSIILHINAESEEFLSESKLQQILDKYAKFLPVPIKFGTKTEQEEDGADEEDKPKYKSVEVDNIVNTTNPIWTKAPADLSDADYLDFYKQLYPFSEDPLFWIHLNVDYPFNLTGVLYFPKVKDDFDMQRNKIKLFSRQVFITDEVKDIVPEFLMLLHGVIDSPDIPLNVSRSFLQADSNVKKINSYITKKVADKLAELFNKDRKAYEEKWSNIGLFVKYGMISEEKFYDKGKDFALLTNTKGENFTFEEYKEKVAPAQTDKNGTVVYLYTTDPDKQDGFIQSAEKKGYDVLLMNSPIDSHFVSSLEQKLEKTQLKRVDASVANQLIEKDELQESVLSEEQSTKVKEIFEKAIVKPNFSVEVVGLSPDDSPVTVTMDEFMRRMKDMAKMGGGMSFYGNMPDSYKVAINGNHKLVSKILASADEEEQSKFAKQAVDLALLSQGMLTGAELTAFVSRSVELI, from the coding sequence ATGACAACAGAAAAAGGAAGTATTTCCATACACACTGAAAACATTTTCCCAATCATCAAGAAATTCCTGTATTCGGATAATGAAATCTTTTTAAGGGAACTAGTTTCTAACGCAGTTGATGCGGTTCAAAAAATAAAACGTTTAGGAGCTTTAGGTCAGTATAATGGTGAGGTTGGCGAGCCATTAGTTGAGGTAAGTTTAGACGAAGTAGCAAAAACCATTACAATTAGCGATAACGGTTTAGGTATGACTGCCGAAGAAATCAAAAAATACATCAATCAAGTTGCTTTCTCGGGTGCTAGTGAGTTTGTAGAGAAGTTTAAGGATGCTAAAGACGCAAATGAAATCATCGGTAAATTCGGGTTAGGTTTCTATTCTGCGTTTATGGTTGCAGATTTAGTAGAAATTGAAACTTTATCTTATCAGGATGGTGCTGAGCCAGCAAAATGGACATGTGATGGTAGTACATCTTTCGAAATTTCTGAAGGAAGCAGAACTACTCGTGGTACAAGTATCATTTTACATATCAATGCAGAATCTGAAGAGTTTTTAAGCGAAAGCAAACTTCAACAAATCTTAGATAAATACGCTAAATTCTTGCCTGTTCCAATTAAGTTTGGCACTAAAACAGAACAAGAAGAAGATGGTGCTGATGAAGAAGATAAACCTAAATACAAATCAGTTGAGGTTGATAATATCGTTAACACAACTAACCCAATTTGGACAAAAGCACCTGCTGATTTGTCAGATGCAGATTATTTAGATTTCTACAAACAATTATATCCATTCTCAGAAGATCCGTTATTCTGGATTCACCTAAACGTTGATTATCCTTTCAACTTAACAGGAGTTTTATACTTCCCTAAAGTGAAAGATGATTTTGATATGCAACGCAACAAAATCAAATTATTCAGTCGCCAGGTATTTATTACTGATGAAGTAAAAGATATCGTTCCAGAGTTTTTGATGTTATTACACGGTGTAATTGATTCTCCTGATATTCCATTGAACGTATCTAGAAGTTTCTTGCAAGCTGATAGCAACGTTAAAAAAATCAACAGTTACATCACTAAAAAAGTAGCTGATAAATTGGCTGAATTATTTAACAAAGACCGTAAAGCTTATGAAGAAAAATGGAGCAATATTGGTTTGTTCGTTAAGTACGGGATGATTAGCGAAGAGAAATTCTACGATAAAGGAAAAGATTTTGCTTTGCTAACCAATACCAAAGGTGAGAATTTTACTTTCGAAGAGTACAAAGAAAAAGTAGCTCCAGCACAAACTGATAAAAACGGAACGGTAGTTTATTTATATACAACTGACCCAGATAAACAAGATGGATTTATCCAATCGGCTGAGAAAAAGGGTTACGATGTATTGTTAATGAACTCTCCAATTGATAGTCACTTTGTGAGCAGTTTAGAGCAAAAATTAGAGAAAACACAATTGAAACGTGTGGATGCTAGTGTTGCAAACCAACTGATTGAAAAAGACGAATTGCAAGAATCTGTTTTAAGCGAAGAGCAATCGACCAAAGTAAAAGAGATTTTCGAAAAGGCAATTGTTAAACCTAATTTCAGTGTAGAAGTTGTTGGTTTAAGTCCTGATGATTCTCCAGTTACAGTAACGATGGATGAGTTTATGCGCCGAATGAAAGATATGGCTAAAATGGGTGGCGGAATGAGTTTCTACGGAAATATGCCAGATAGCTACAAAGTTGCCATCAACGGAAACCACAAATTGGTAAGTAAAATTTTAGCATCGGCTGATGAAGAAGAGCAAAGCAAATTTGCTAAACAAGCAGTTGATTTGGCCTTACTTTCTCAAGGAATGTTAACGGGAGCAGAATTAACCGCTTTTGTGAGTAGAAGTGTTGAGTTGATATAA
- a CDS encoding pitrilysin family protein has translation MEYNVHNLSNGIRLLHVPSASAISHACIIINSGSRDEEAAQMGLAHFIEHLIFKRTEKRNTNQILTRLESVGADLNAYTTKEYTCIHASFLNPYLDRTLELFNDIVFHSVFPEDEMEKEKGVILDEITSYLDQPEEAINDDFEDQLFAGHPFGRNILGTPETVNALTQKDIHKFIAANYRTDEIVVAVIGNYALNKFVKVGSKHFESVPANLAPKNRIVPVPNAAQNIVVNKQISQAHVMMGTQAYSLHHPYKAGLLLLNNMLGGTGMSSILNLQIREKYGIAYTIESNYSPLSDTGIFALYFGTDQEKLDKAFSLISKEFKKIKANPLTEIQLQKAKNKFIGQIALGEENRIGLIISMAKSLIDYNKIDDLETVFNKIRAVTVADMANISNEILDESKLSSLTFYPTED, from the coding sequence ATGGAATACAACGTTCATAATCTAAGTAACGGCATTAGGCTGTTGCACGTGCCTTCTGCATCGGCTATATCTCACGCTTGTATCATTATCAATAGTGGCTCTAGAGATGAAGAAGCGGCACAAATGGGCTTGGCTCATTTTATAGAACACTTGATTTTTAAACGCACAGAAAAGAGAAATACCAATCAGATTTTAACAAGACTGGAAAGTGTAGGGGCAGATTTAAATGCTTATACAACCAAAGAATACACTTGCATCCACGCTTCTTTTTTAAACCCATATTTAGATAGAACTTTAGAGCTGTTTAACGATATCGTGTTTCATTCGGTTTTTCCAGAGGATGAAATGGAAAAGGAAAAAGGTGTAATATTAGATGAGATTACTTCTTATTTAGACCAGCCAGAAGAAGCTATTAACGATGATTTTGAAGACCAGCTTTTTGCAGGACATCCCTTTGGTAGAAACATTTTAGGAACGCCTGAAACGGTTAATGCTTTAACACAAAAAGACATTCATAAATTCATTGCGGCAAATTACCGAACAGATGAAATTGTGGTTGCTGTGATTGGAAACTATGCTCTCAACAAATTTGTTAAAGTGGGTTCAAAACATTTTGAATCTGTTCCGGCTAATTTAGCTCCGAAAAATAGAATAGTGCCAGTTCCAAATGCGGCGCAAAACATCGTTGTAAACAAGCAAATTTCACAGGCTCATGTAATGATGGGTACGCAAGCTTATTCCTTACATCATCCTTATAAAGCCGGATTGTTATTATTAAACAATATGCTTGGCGGAACAGGAATGAGTTCCATTTTAAATCTTCAAATAAGAGAAAAATACGGCATTGCTTATACTATAGAATCTAATTATAGTCCGCTAAGTGATACAGGAATTTTTGCGCTTTATTTTGGAACGGACCAAGAAAAACTAGACAAGGCATTTAGCTTAATAAGCAAGGAGTTTAAGAAAATAAAAGCAAATCCTTTAACAGAAATTCAATTACAAAAAGCTAAAAACAAGTTTATTGGGCAAATTGCGTTAGGCGAAGAAAACAGAATTGGGCTAATTATCTCGATGGCGAAAAGCTTAATCGATTACAATAAAATTGATGATTTGGAAACTGTTTTTAACAAGATTAGAGCTGTTACTGTAGCCGATATGGCCAACATTTCTAATGAGATTTTGGATGAAAGTAAGTTGAGCTCGTTGACTTTTTATCCGACGGAAGATTAA
- a CDS encoding TonB-dependent receptor, translating into MKKRYSFFLLLLLSLCTTTLLAQSNKRVSGFVNDTSKTAVSDAPVLLIMGSDTLRTTTDEEGYFSFTKIKSDSFSIKVELMGYQSFNKNYSFGKEKQLELKDIALKFSSNTLKEVVIKAKPNPIRIMQDTVEYNAAAYRVMEGDNVADLIKQFPGLEVDDEYNVKTMGKEMVKLRINGKDFFTNNIKDFIGKLPAGIVSKIQIIDDFGDEANFTGIKIGEPAKMLNIVTKPGMNKGKFGSLNINGGTNDQMGSGANINLWSDNKQSTAGLNYGTSNNGAGKTQNKGLVLSHNDKWGKNGNFGVNYNGGNNSSAFANEQSVETLNPLGTFYNNSSSNGENKNNNHNLNSNFNFNNKKIYLNGNIGASYNNGNNISSSINNQSGVIKQDNKNFNQSTNKSPRINASLNFSKILKNKRNSLSANVGISTSSNNSDRIINTNTLYYDKLTQVLEKDSVLNRNLITTGNSLNFNYGISFSLGLKKLKDSLARQSLNFNYNGSFGRSNSDVSTFVFDNLNNQARYVDTLSTQSSSVFINQLLGINYNFNNKKMRYNFGLNLRPTFMSSNYINLNRKINNNNLNYSPNINLSRTISKGKTVSVNYSGNNNSPTAYQLQPIRNTQNLQNIVVGNPNLKPSFSHNVSSSFNYVHTKSGVSVQTGLSFATTQNEIVNNVVLIPDTLNSLKQETRFENVNGTYNAGSNYVLNVPIKKNKFSISYGGNIGLSNRAVFINNIKSFNKGVNISQNINASFNLKKFGINANASYGFSSNNNSINANQFNDVALANLGQITGANFFKTHNFRTGFNSSLRLKKLSVYANMNYNMSVNNSDFNNATNRNVRSLDMSLSAQATIKKSYRVGFNGSKRINSGYSLANTNPLLLNANLSKSFFKSQSLSLNINANDLLNQGNNLARYVSGNSIIDSRTNQITRVFTFGLSYNISNFGGRNFRVDAD; encoded by the coding sequence TTGAAAAAACGCTACTCCTTTTTTCTGCTATTGCTATTGTCTTTATGCACAACAACACTGTTGGCGCAAAGCAATAAACGAGTTAGTGGCTTTGTTAACGACACCAGTAAAACTGCAGTAAGCGATGCGCCTGTATTGCTAATAATGGGTAGTGATACATTAAGAACTACTACAGATGAAGAAGGCTATTTCAGCTTTACGAAGATAAAATCAGATTCTTTCTCGATAAAGGTTGAATTGATGGGTTATCAATCCTTTAACAAGAACTATTCCTTCGGTAAAGAAAAACAACTGGAGCTCAAAGACATCGCCCTCAAATTCTCTTCAAATACCCTCAAAGAGGTTGTTATTAAAGCAAAGCCAAATCCCATCAGGATTATGCAAGACACCGTTGAGTATAATGCGGCGGCTTATCGGGTTATGGAAGGTGATAACGTGGCTGATTTAATAAAGCAGTTCCCTGGATTAGAAGTGGATGACGAATACAACGTGAAAACGATGGGAAAAGAAATGGTTAAGCTGCGGATTAATGGAAAAGATTTCTTTACCAATAACATTAAAGACTTTATAGGTAAACTTCCAGCAGGAATTGTTTCTAAAATTCAAATCATAGATGACTTTGGCGATGAAGCAAACTTTACAGGAATTAAGATTGGCGAACCTGCTAAAATGTTAAACATAGTAACCAAGCCAGGTATGAACAAAGGGAAATTTGGTTCGCTTAACATTAACGGTGGTACAAATGACCAAATGGGCAGTGGTGCAAATATTAATTTATGGAGCGATAATAAACAAAGCACAGCGGGCCTAAATTATGGGACATCAAATAATGGTGCTGGTAAAACTCAAAACAAAGGTTTGGTATTATCCCACAATGATAAATGGGGAAAGAATGGGAATTTTGGAGTTAATTATAATGGTGGAAACAATAGTTCTGCCTTTGCTAATGAGCAATCAGTAGAGACCTTAAATCCGTTGGGTACGTTTTACAACAACTCATCCAGTAATGGAGAAAACAAAAACAACAACCATAACTTAAACAGCAATTTTAACTTTAATAACAAAAAAATATACCTAAATGGAAATATTGGGGCTTCCTATAATAATGGCAATAATATCAGTTCTTCTATCAATAACCAGTCAGGGGTAATTAAGCAAGACAACAAAAATTTTAATCAGTCTACCAATAAATCGCCAAGAATTAATGCTAGCTTAAACTTCTCTAAAATATTAAAGAACAAAAGAAATAGCTTATCTGCCAATGTGGGAATTTCCACTTCTTCAAATAATTCGGATAGAATTATAAATACAAATACACTTTATTATGATAAGTTAACACAGGTTTTAGAAAAGGATTCTGTATTGAACAGGAATTTAATTACAACAGGAAATAGCTTAAACTTTAATTATGGAATTAGCTTTAGTTTGGGCTTGAAAAAGCTAAAGGATAGCTTGGCCAGACAAAGCCTAAATTTCAACTATAATGGTTCTTTTGGACGAAGCAATAGCGATGTTTCTACGTTTGTTTTTGACAACCTTAACAATCAGGCTAGATACGTTGATACGCTAAGCACCCAATCCAGTTCGGTGTTCATCAATCAACTTTTGGGAATTAATTACAATTTCAACAATAAAAAGATGAGGTACAATTTTGGTCTCAACTTAAGGCCAACTTTTATGAGCAGTAACTACATCAACCTAAATCGAAAAATAAACAATAATAACCTCAACTATTCGCCAAACATTAATTTAAGTAGAACGATAAGTAAAGGGAAAACAGTCTCTGTTAATTATAGTGGCAATAATAATAGCCCAACAGCCTATCAATTACAGCCGATTAGAAACACTCAAAATTTACAGAATATTGTGGTTGGCAATCCGAACTTAAAGCCATCGTTTAGCCATAATGTTTCATCAAGTTTTAATTACGTGCATACGAAGTCTGGAGTTTCGGTACAAACCGGATTAAGCTTTGCGACTACTCAAAATGAAATCGTAAATAATGTGGTTTTAATTCCTGATACTTTAAATAGCTTAAAGCAAGAAACAAGGTTCGAAAATGTTAACGGTACCTACAATGCTGGAAGTAATTATGTATTAAATGTTCCCATTAAAAAGAATAAATTTTCTATCTCCTATGGCGGTAATATCGGACTTTCGAACAGAGCGGTATTCATTAACAATATTAAAAGTTTTAATAAGGGGGTAAATATTTCGCAGAATATCAACGCCTCGTTTAACCTGAAAAAATTTGGAATTAATGCCAATGCAAGCTATGGTTTTAGCTCTAACAACAATTCTATAAACGCTAATCAATTTAATGATGTAGCTCTAGCCAACCTAGGACAAATAACTGGGGCTAATTTTTTTAAGACCCACAATTTTAGAACGGGCTTTAATAGCTCTTTGAGATTGAAGAAACTTTCAGTTTATGCAAATATGAATTACAACATGAGTGTAAACAACTCCGATTTCAACAACGCCACCAATAGAAATGTTAGAAGCTTAGACATGTCATTGTCTGCTCAAGCAACAATTAAAAAAAGTTATCGTGTAGGCTTTAATGGTAGCAAAAGGATAAATTCGGGTTACTCTTTGGCAAATACAAACCCATTGTTGTTAAATGCAAATTTAAGCAAGTCGTTTTTTAAATCTCAATCATTAAGTTTGAACATTAATGCCAATGATTTGTTAAATCAGGGAAATAACTTAGCTCGTTATGTTTCTGGCAATTCGATAATCGATAGTAGAACGAATCAAATTACTAGAGTTTTTACATTTGGATTGAGTTATAACATCTCTAACTTTGGAGGAAGAAACTTTAGGGTTGATGCAGACTAA
- a CDS encoding TlpA disulfide reductase family protein — protein sequence MSKKIIGNVLFVILILVVLFVPPVKAFMIRGLMEIGLFKPDVNAEKLPATPDLSQIKFKDAKGKVVNLNELKGKVVFINFWATWCPPCLAEMPSINKLHQQFKNDADIVFLMIDADGDFSKAQTYMDKRSYQMPVYTFASELPRELFKGSLPTTIVFDKKGRISFNEVGAANYSNPKFIAFIKQLKELKN from the coding sequence ATGAGTAAAAAAATAATTGGTAATGTCCTTTTTGTAATCCTAATATTGGTGGTGCTTTTTGTGCCTCCAGTAAAGGCATTTATGATACGAGGACTAATGGAAATAGGGTTGTTTAAACCCGATGTAAATGCCGAAAAATTACCCGCCACACCAGATTTATCTCAAATTAAATTTAAAGATGCAAAAGGGAAAGTTGTTAATTTGAATGAATTAAAAGGTAAAGTTGTTTTTATTAATTTTTGGGCAACTTGGTGTCCTCCTTGTTTGGCAGAAATGCCTTCGATAAATAAATTACATCAACAATTTAAAAACGATGCCGATATTGTCTTTTTAATGATTGATGCTGATGGCGATTTCTCCAAGGCACAGACTTATATGGATAAAAGAAGTTACCAAATGCCTGTGTATACTTTTGCAAGCGAATTACCAAGAGAGTTATTTAAAGGCTCCTTACCAACAACAATTGTGTTTGATAAGAAGGGAAGAATTTCATTTAATGAAGTAGGAGCCGCAAATTATTCAAACCCGAAATTTATAGCATTTATTAAACAATTAAAAGAGTTAAAGAATTAA